The following are from one region of the Plodia interpunctella isolate USDA-ARS_2022_Savannah chromosome 25, ilPloInte3.2, whole genome shotgun sequence genome:
- the LOC128680757 gene encoding uncharacterized protein LOC128680757 isoform X1 → MIYLCIFIFQFIMGSQPPIRGARPPSHIAYYVALAGVVGLLLLLCCYFLFFCIKRVKELTVQEYCNPAPTASPKPAPSAAAYPIQPGVRDTASAMAKLCRQLPSQPVGGAVFPAETAPPSSGPGKIVTTAVTVDTVDEVPVR, encoded by the exons atgatatacctatgtatttttatctttcagTTTATCATGGGTTCTCAGCCACCCATCCGTGGGGCCCGCCCCCCCAGCCACATCGCGTACTACGTGGCTTTAGCTGGTGTGGTCGGGTTGCTGCTCCTATTGTGCTGTTACTTCTTGTTCTTCTGCATCAAGAGGGTTAAAG AATTGACTGTGCAAGAGTACTGCAACCCCGCCCCGACGGCTTCCCCCAAGCCTGCGCCCTCTGCAGCAGCCTACCCCATACAACCAg GTGTCCGCGACACAGCGTCAGCTATGGCGAAGCTGTGCCGCCAACTGCCCTCGCAGCCAGTAGGGGGCGCCGTGTTCCCGGCCGAGACCGCCCCGCCTTCCAGCGGCCCGGGGAAGATTGTGACAACGGCCGTCACTGTTGACACGGTCGATGAGGTTCCCGTCCGGTAA
- the LOC128680757 gene encoding uncharacterized protein LOC128680757 isoform X2 codes for MGSQPPIRGARPPSHIAYYVALAGVVGLLLLLCCYFLFFCIKRVKELTVQEYCNPAPTASPKPAPSAAAYPIQPGVRDTASAMAKLCRQLPSQPVGGAVFPAETAPPSSGPGKIVTTAVTVDTVDEVPVR; via the exons ATGGGTTCTCAGCCACCCATCCGTGGGGCCCGCCCCCCCAGCCACATCGCGTACTACGTGGCTTTAGCTGGTGTGGTCGGGTTGCTGCTCCTATTGTGCTGTTACTTCTTGTTCTTCTGCATCAAGAGGGTTAAAG AATTGACTGTGCAAGAGTACTGCAACCCCGCCCCGACGGCTTCCCCCAAGCCTGCGCCCTCTGCAGCAGCCTACCCCATACAACCAg GTGTCCGCGACACAGCGTCAGCTATGGCGAAGCTGTGCCGCCAACTGCCCTCGCAGCCAGTAGGGGGCGCCGTGTTCCCGGCCGAGACCGCCCCGCCTTCCAGCGGCCCGGGGAAGATTGTGACAACGGCCGTCACTGTTGACACGGTCGATGAGGTTCCCGTCCGGTAA
- the LOC128680932 gene encoding uncharacterized protein LOC128680932 isoform X2 — MGAKRGTQSTLAPEFCAPLLLLCWLCCWNDDTNSDSGSHRRASEFFSRRFGSSAVSLHLPGTSGSTKRPLSAHRSHEEIPNRRKSHHEIPNVEARYHSAPSVIDEVIHRRDWDRSARDLHIPLNPDSEVCLSDISLTPERVPKAEPELSSNEVINDQKPCKKHYTNIKSSKKIKESKDDDKDTDATEIEVSNFYIGETKEDDALLSKTPVGDDIEYGKLVAEERNKSVYKAKEAKQSLNESIRSKDKQKPSLVPLEEGQTSNVFTYWLDEDIDQIDRSGAVHHTVESRMSIGRPYPPPSVEVVGYEGGACYLAEVGVLSELHSRPVSSGTLRARHASDGDILAPPVRPESGAFSESDLDLELEECEERPPEYHEVQHCSVPDHKETAI, encoded by the exons ATGGGAGCCAAGCGAGGCACACAGTCTACACTTGCTCCAGAGTTTTGTGCGCCACTTCTGCTACTCTGCTGGCTCTGTTGTTGGAACGACGACACTAATTCTG ATTCAGGATCCCACCGTCGCGCCAGTGAGTTTTTCAGCCGAAGATTTGGCAGCAGCGCAGTTTCACTGCATCTGCCGGGTACCTCAG GAAGCACCAAGCGACCTTTATCAGCACACCGAAGCCATGAAGAGATCCCAAATAGAAGGAAATCTCACCACGAAATCCCTAACGTAGAAGCACGCTACCACTCCGCCCCTAGCGTTATCGACGAAGTCATACATCGGCGAGACTGGGACAGATCAGCTCGAGATCTGCACATACCATTAAATCCTGACTCTGAAGTGTGTCTTTCAGACATTAGCCTCACACCAGAAAGAGTTCCAAAAGCCGAGCCAGAACTATCGTCAAACGAAGTCATCAATGACCAAAAACCTTGCAAGAAACACTATACCAATATTAAATCTTCTAAAAAGATAAAAGAGAGTAAGGATGATGATAAAGACACTGACGCAACAGAAATTGAAGTATCAAATTTCTATATAGGCGAAACTAAAGAAGATGATGCGTTACTAAGTAAAACTCCTGTAGGAGATGATATTGAATATGGAAAGTTAGTAGCCGAGGAGCGAAATAAATCAGTTTATAAAGCGAAAGAAGCAAAGCAGTCTTTGAATGAATCGATTCGGTCTAAAGATAAGCAGAAGCCTTCATTAGTGCCGTTGGAAGAAGGGCAGACGTCCAACGTGTTTACGTACTGGTTGGATGAGGATATAGATCAGATTGATAGGTCTGGAGCAGTACATCATACTGTTGAGTCTCGAATGAGCATTGGAAGACCATATCCACCTCCTTCAGTAG AAGTGGTTGGCTATGAAGGCGGCGCCTGCTACTTGGCAGAAGTGGGAGTACTGTCGGAGCTTCACTCCCGTCCAGTCAGCAGCGGCACGCTGCGCGCGCGCCACGCCAGCGACGGGGACATACTCGCTCCGCCTGTGAGGCCGGAGTCTGGAGCTTTCTCAG AGAGCGACCTAGACCTCGAGTTGGAGGAGTGTGAGGAGCGTCCACCGGAATACCACGAAGTCCAACACTGCTCTGTCCCAGACCATAAAGAAACTGCTATATAA
- the LOC128680932 gene encoding uncharacterized protein LOC128680932 isoform X1 produces MGAKRGTQSTLAPEFCAPLLLLCWLCCWNDDTNSDSSSTGKPARKEAGHDSGSHRRASEFFSRRFGSSAVSLHLPGTSGSTKRPLSAHRSHEEIPNRRKSHHEIPNVEARYHSAPSVIDEVIHRRDWDRSARDLHIPLNPDSEVCLSDISLTPERVPKAEPELSSNEVINDQKPCKKHYTNIKSSKKIKESKDDDKDTDATEIEVSNFYIGETKEDDALLSKTPVGDDIEYGKLVAEERNKSVYKAKEAKQSLNESIRSKDKQKPSLVPLEEGQTSNVFTYWLDEDIDQIDRSGAVHHTVESRMSIGRPYPPPSVEVVGYEGGACYLAEVGVLSELHSRPVSSGTLRARHASDGDILAPPVRPESGAFSESDLDLELEECEERPPEYHEVQHCSVPDHKETAI; encoded by the exons ATGGGAGCCAAGCGAGGCACACAGTCTACACTTGCTCCAGAGTTTTGTGCGCCACTTCTGCTACTCTGCTGGCTCTGTTGTTGGAACGACGACACTAATTCTG ACTCGTCTAGCACAGGCAAGCCTGCTCGCAAGGAGGCCGGCCATG ATTCAGGATCCCACCGTCGCGCCAGTGAGTTTTTCAGCCGAAGATTTGGCAGCAGCGCAGTTTCACTGCATCTGCCGGGTACCTCAG GAAGCACCAAGCGACCTTTATCAGCACACCGAAGCCATGAAGAGATCCCAAATAGAAGGAAATCTCACCACGAAATCCCTAACGTAGAAGCACGCTACCACTCCGCCCCTAGCGTTATCGACGAAGTCATACATCGGCGAGACTGGGACAGATCAGCTCGAGATCTGCACATACCATTAAATCCTGACTCTGAAGTGTGTCTTTCAGACATTAGCCTCACACCAGAAAGAGTTCCAAAAGCCGAGCCAGAACTATCGTCAAACGAAGTCATCAATGACCAAAAACCTTGCAAGAAACACTATACCAATATTAAATCTTCTAAAAAGATAAAAGAGAGTAAGGATGATGATAAAGACACTGACGCAACAGAAATTGAAGTATCAAATTTCTATATAGGCGAAACTAAAGAAGATGATGCGTTACTAAGTAAAACTCCTGTAGGAGATGATATTGAATATGGAAAGTTAGTAGCCGAGGAGCGAAATAAATCAGTTTATAAAGCGAAAGAAGCAAAGCAGTCTTTGAATGAATCGATTCGGTCTAAAGATAAGCAGAAGCCTTCATTAGTGCCGTTGGAAGAAGGGCAGACGTCCAACGTGTTTACGTACTGGTTGGATGAGGATATAGATCAGATTGATAGGTCTGGAGCAGTACATCATACTGTTGAGTCTCGAATGAGCATTGGAAGACCATATCCACCTCCTTCAGTAG AAGTGGTTGGCTATGAAGGCGGCGCCTGCTACTTGGCAGAAGTGGGAGTACTGTCGGAGCTTCACTCCCGTCCAGTCAGCAGCGGCACGCTGCGCGCGCGCCACGCCAGCGACGGGGACATACTCGCTCCGCCTGTGAGGCCGGAGTCTGGAGCTTTCTCAG AGAGCGACCTAGACCTCGAGTTGGAGGAGTGTGAGGAGCGTCCACCGGAATACCACGAAGTCCAACACTGCTCTGTCCCAGACCATAAAGAAACTGCTATATAA
- the LOC128680723 gene encoding uncharacterized protein LOC128680723 isoform X2, whose protein sequence is MEVKIRVHPTPRPWPWPGWDARHQFLDRYNRRRFRLTLQDLARFSLHDSGGLDVDWHPLPGQGFAVSHIARLNAAGQRSTGDSYQEGSWPPATPPAGAGKGFGLFGGDDWKLPDLKHLRLEPIPMAPAGINLDRRYNHWETARAWAGALLVLVALVLLVRALEKCMHCKLFKNRRRQSQEWPTPNVLATSHRHGNDLDVTLTPRMENSQGFQSESNQDTTSNDLPPPYSECAIGEETANNKFIAPEDPPPPYSACYVTYSNPRDGVPSVHFLNRQSTFLNRLDTGQCSSTPDVDIQNADNSAKENDGCDNSKTELVFENGRVIERENVDLNENNTQRNINIECVVNISESGLTNVPDRLSLQV, encoded by the exons ATGGAGGTGAAGATCAG GGTGCACCCCACACCCCGGCCGTGGCCGTGGCCGGGCTGGGACGCGCGCCACCAGTTCCTCGACCGCTACAACCGCAGGCGCTTCCGGCTGACGCTGCAGGACCTGGCTCGCTTCAGCCTGCACGACTCTGGGGGCCTGGACGTCGACTGGCATCCACTGCCTGGGCAGGGGTTCGCCGT ATCGCACATCGCCAGACTGAACGCAGCCGGCCAGCGCTCCACGGGGGACAGCTACCAGGAGGGCTCGTGGCCGCCCGCGACTCCACCCGCGGGCGCAGGGAAAGGCTTCGGGTTGTTCGGAGGAGATGACTGGAAGCTGCCAGACTTGAAG cATTTGCGCCTGGAGCCTATTCCTATGGCACCAGCGGGTATAAACCTGGACCGTCGTTACAACCACTGGGAAACAGCGCGCGCGTGGGCGGGCGCCTTACTCGTGTTGGTCGCTCTTGTTCTACTAGTCCGAGCGCTAGAGAAGTGTATGCACTGCAAGCTGTTTAAGA ATAGAAGACGACAATCCCAAGAGTGGCCGACGCCGAATGTCCTCGCAACTAGCC ATCGACACGGGAATGATCTAGATGTGACATTGACACCGCGCATGGAAAACTCCCAAGGCTTCCAATCTGAGAGCAACCAGGACACTACGAGCAATGACCTCCCGCCACCATACTCCGAGTGTGCCATTGGTGAAGAAACTGccaacaataaatttattgctcCAGAAGATCCACCGCCACCTTACTCAGCCTGTTACGTCACATATTCTAACCCAAGAGACGGAGTACCTTCTGTACATTTCTTGAACAGACAAAGTACCTTTCTAAACAGACTTGATACCGGCCAATGCAGTAGCACACCTGACGTCGACATCCAAAATGCAGACAACTCCGCCAAAGAAAATGATGGTTGTGACAATTCTAAAACAGAATTGGTGTTCGAAAATGGTAGGGTTATAGAAAGGGAAAATGttgatttaaatgaaaataatactcagagaaatattaatattgaatgtGTCGTAAACATTAGTGAGTCAGGATTGACTAATGTACCTGATAGATTAAGTCTTCAAGTATAA
- the LOC128680723 gene encoding uncharacterized protein LOC128680723 isoform X1 has product MEVKIRVHPTPRPWPWPGWDARHQFLDRYNRRRFRLTLQDLARFSLHDSGGLDVDWHPLPGQGFAVYVPKNLRNVIQSHIARLNAAGQRSTGDSYQEGSWPPATPPAGAGKGFGLFGGDDWKLPDLKHLRLEPIPMAPAGINLDRRYNHWETARAWAGALLVLVALVLLVRALEKCMHCKLFKNRRRQSQEWPTPNVLATSHRHGNDLDVTLTPRMENSQGFQSESNQDTTSNDLPPPYSECAIGEETANNKFIAPEDPPPPYSACYVTYSNPRDGVPSVHFLNRQSTFLNRLDTGQCSSTPDVDIQNADNSAKENDGCDNSKTELVFENGRVIERENVDLNENNTQRNINIECVVNISESGLTNVPDRLSLQV; this is encoded by the exons ATGGAGGTGAAGATCAG GGTGCACCCCACACCCCGGCCGTGGCCGTGGCCGGGCTGGGACGCGCGCCACCAGTTCCTCGACCGCTACAACCGCAGGCGCTTCCGGCTGACGCTGCAGGACCTGGCTCGCTTCAGCCTGCACGACTCTGGGGGCCTGGACGTCGACTGGCATCCACTGCCTGGGCAGGGGTTCGCCGTGTATGTTCCCAAGAATTTGAGGAATGTGATCCA ATCGCACATCGCCAGACTGAACGCAGCCGGCCAGCGCTCCACGGGGGACAGCTACCAGGAGGGCTCGTGGCCGCCCGCGACTCCACCCGCGGGCGCAGGGAAAGGCTTCGGGTTGTTCGGAGGAGATGACTGGAAGCTGCCAGACTTGAAG cATTTGCGCCTGGAGCCTATTCCTATGGCACCAGCGGGTATAAACCTGGACCGTCGTTACAACCACTGGGAAACAGCGCGCGCGTGGGCGGGCGCCTTACTCGTGTTGGTCGCTCTTGTTCTACTAGTCCGAGCGCTAGAGAAGTGTATGCACTGCAAGCTGTTTAAGA ATAGAAGACGACAATCCCAAGAGTGGCCGACGCCGAATGTCCTCGCAACTAGCC ATCGACACGGGAATGATCTAGATGTGACATTGACACCGCGCATGGAAAACTCCCAAGGCTTCCAATCTGAGAGCAACCAGGACACTACGAGCAATGACCTCCCGCCACCATACTCCGAGTGTGCCATTGGTGAAGAAACTGccaacaataaatttattgctcCAGAAGATCCACCGCCACCTTACTCAGCCTGTTACGTCACATATTCTAACCCAAGAGACGGAGTACCTTCTGTACATTTCTTGAACAGACAAAGTACCTTTCTAAACAGACTTGATACCGGCCAATGCAGTAGCACACCTGACGTCGACATCCAAAATGCAGACAACTCCGCCAAAGAAAATGATGGTTGTGACAATTCTAAAACAGAATTGGTGTTCGAAAATGGTAGGGTTATAGAAAGGGAAAATGttgatttaaatgaaaataatactcagagaaatattaatattgaatgtGTCGTAAACATTAGTGAGTCAGGATTGACTAATGTACCTGATAGATTAAGTCTTCAAGTATAA